One genomic region from Rhodococcus sp. SBT000017 encodes:
- the fusA gene encoding elongation factor G, producing the protein MAQDVLTDLLKVRNIGIMAHIDAGKTTTTERILFYTGISYKIGEVHDGAATMDWMEQEQERGITITSAATTCFWNDNQINIIDTPGHVDFTVEVERSLRVLDGAVAVFDGKEGVEPQSEQVWRQADKYDVPRICFVNKMDKLGADFYYTVQTIIDRLGAKPLVIQLPIGAENDFEGVIDLVQMKALVWSGETKLGEKYEIQEIPENLKERADEYRTMLLETVAESDEALLEKHFGGEELTIDEIKGAIRKMTVNSELYPILCGSAFKNKGVQPMLDAVIDYLPSPLDVAETIGHAVGDEEKEITRKPSADEPFAALAFKIATHPFFGKLTYVRVYSGKVDSGAQVINSTKGKKERLGKLFQMHSNKENAIATASAGHIYAVIGLKDTTTGDTLCDPQNQIILESMSFPDPVIQVSIEPKTKSDQEKLGTAIQKLAEEDPTFSVKLDEDTGQTVIGGMGELHLDILVDRMRREFKVEANVGKPQVAYRETIRKTVDKHDYTHKKQTGGSGQFAKVIIKLEPFEGEDGATYEFENKVSGGRVPREYIPSVDAGAQDAMQYGVLAGYPLVNVKVTLLDGAYHDVDSSEMAFKVAGSQAFKEAARKASPVILEPVMAVEVITPEDYMGEVIGDLNSRRGQIQAMEERSGARIVKALVPLSEMFGYIGDLRSKTQGRANYSMVFDSYAEVPANVAKEIIAKVNGE; encoded by the coding sequence GTGGCACAGGACGTGCTGACCGACCTACTCAAGGTCCGCAACATCGGCATCATGGCCCACATCGATGCCGGCAAGACCACCACTACCGAACGCATCCTCTTCTACACCGGTATCTCGTACAAGATCGGTGAAGTTCACGATGGCGCAGCCACCATGGACTGGATGGAGCAGGAGCAGGAGCGTGGCATCACGATCACCTCTGCTGCCACGACGTGCTTCTGGAACGACAACCAGATCAACATCATCGACACCCCCGGTCACGTCGACTTCACCGTCGAGGTGGAGCGTTCGCTCCGCGTCCTCGACGGCGCAGTCGCAGTGTTCGACGGCAAAGAAGGTGTCGAGCCGCAGTCCGAGCAGGTCTGGCGTCAGGCCGACAAGTACGACGTGCCGCGCATCTGCTTCGTCAACAAGATGGACAAGCTCGGCGCGGACTTCTACTACACCGTGCAGACCATCATCGATCGTCTCGGAGCCAAGCCGCTGGTCATCCAGCTGCCCATCGGCGCTGAGAACGACTTCGAGGGCGTCATCGACCTCGTGCAGATGAAGGCTCTCGTGTGGAGTGGCGAGACCAAGCTCGGCGAGAAGTACGAGATCCAGGAGATCCCGGAAAACCTCAAGGAGCGCGCGGACGAGTACCGCACCATGCTGCTCGAGACCGTGGCCGAGTCCGACGAAGCGCTTCTGGAGAAGCACTTCGGTGGCGAAGAGCTCACGATCGACGAGATCAAGGGCGCCATCCGCAAGATGACGGTCAACAGCGAGCTGTACCCGATCCTGTGTGGATCCGCGTTCAAGAACAAGGGCGTTCAGCCCATGCTCGACGCGGTCATCGACTACCTCCCGTCTCCCCTCGACGTTGCCGAGACCATCGGACACGCCGTCGGCGACGAGGAGAAGGAGATCACTCGCAAGCCGTCCGCAGACGAGCCGTTCGCAGCTCTCGCGTTCAAGATCGCGACTCACCCCTTCTTCGGCAAGCTGACCTACGTCCGGGTGTACTCGGGCAAGGTCGACTCCGGCGCTCAGGTCATCAACTCGACCAAGGGCAAGAAGGAGCGTCTGGGCAAGCTCTTCCAGATGCACTCCAACAAGGAGAACGCGATCGCGACCGCATCTGCCGGTCACATCTACGCCGTCATCGGCCTCAAGGACACCACGACGGGTGACACGCTCTGCGATCCGCAGAACCAGATCATCCTCGAGTCCATGAGCTTCCCGGACCCGGTCATCCAGGTCTCGATCGAGCCGAAGACCAAGTCCGACCAGGAGAAGCTGGGAACAGCAATCCAGAAGCTCGCCGAAGAGGATCCCACCTTCTCGGTGAAGCTGGACGAGGACACCGGCCAGACCGTCATCGGCGGCATGGGCGAGTTGCACCTCGACATCCTCGTCGACCGTATGCGTCGCGAGTTCAAGGTCGAGGCCAACGTCGGCAAGCCGCAGGTCGCGTACCGCGAGACCATCCGCAAGACGGTCGACAAGCACGACTACACCCACAAGAAGCAGACCGGTGGCTCCGGCCAGTTCGCGAAGGTCATCATCAAGCTCGAGCCTTTCGAGGGCGAAGACGGTGCGACCTACGAGTTCGAGAACAAGGTCTCCGGTGGTCGTGTGCCCAGGGAGTACATCCCCTCGGTCGACGCAGGTGCTCAGGACGCCATGCAGTACGGTGTTCTCGCCGGATACCCCCTGGTCAACGTCAAGGTCACACTGCTCGACGGTGCGTACCACGACGTCGACTCGTCGGAAATGGCCTTCAAGGTCGCCGGCTCACAAGCGTTCAAGGAAGCCGCTCGCAAGGCCAGCCCCGTCATTCTCGAACCCGTCATGGCCGTCGAGGTCATCACGCCCGAGGATTACATGGGTGAGGTCATCGGCGACCTGAACTCCCGCCGTGGTCAGATTCAGGCCATGGAGGAACGCAGCGGTGCCCGTATCGTCAAGGCACTGGTTCCGCTGTCGGAGATGTTCGGCTACATCGGAGACCTTCGGTCGAAGACGCAGGGCCGCGCAAACTACTCCATGGTCTTCGATTCGTACGCAGAAGTTCCCGCGAACGTCGCGAAGGAAATCATCGCGAAGGTGAACGGAGAGTAA